In Nymphaea colorata isolate Beijing-Zhang1983 chromosome 3, ASM883128v2, whole genome shotgun sequence, a genomic segment contains:
- the LOC126409918 gene encoding uncharacterized protein LOC126409918 produces MWRKEKQPVREVEETEIVEEAATAAHVEPHLTLPSADLSTLITSIQQLTAQQAAFMKETQVIHERLAHNQEEEPAYGYSSYEEQNSYSDSDEYEPSYASEDCNPIEEMDEEEGDDQQTNSESSDQGDEYSKASQHSEDERLTTNEIEDQSSDESCKEWGDDYGDPSPNDHSSSSPHEYRGFTLAKTRLYHPRISNFTFGYATSSGTTHKRESNYCEPLLPLVGHNRLHNYSPQNSTNPLRCGPTKAASLQPSTAISLKSTSSHSKPNKNQKIHNRADQQKGNKLKDILATSDLGRRPKPRTRSNFVNGPSLKTENRNQQLSKEPLKDPLPAAYNLREAIRKIQSSTKPDKMQQQKTTSSRVPVRNKMPIPARLEPAKNANVLRISPAMVRKKEQVAKAPEGAKVGDDGTATIREQPPAEKPHFTLTDALTMIRRIVAKNDELLEQMYFQRQNEQRTFLSAPAHGQGNGPQQEQAENSDKSDEEDEAVATREKPTGQFPTSNDKISDLLKDLKTGEHQTLERRNENIKNAEIHEDKELAPMDHIEVAATLYDQLESIPWSTFTASEASSKEDGDDNTNFSARKNGNCGQLEWADLGQNVLKQLPNTTFVLKTNNSLHMPTFAHYLKAEVHPQVRLIFDHGKSIQGSATKCYKELHKRMESQLGRLPIDYGPCYPLLLIGWFKAKLGNELAALGERCRARPKRLKGQVYDRGRLHGAAILSDNPRHQDQRRTLLGLLQRDYGPARSKASLDKSGRFTLGDCQGRAWGQARSKGGGSVTGPPRSWPRIANDAADGRPGDETSQLQRRASVGHERQSGPGTAEGGAGQHAVARLPRDEGAERPRRAGKAPAATDPASFCCEANVFCRVRDRDAKEVTHGGATAAVADDDAKSPNAPAIAEESTSEGTTRPREVDEMTAPHSTRALTPSEASPSIGGLHAKALGHGEATLPTQAKPDVLERSGLDLARGAQLAGHDMETGCSGQRLTSSRLSNGGRTDWTGTGVVQAFRTETELTDRTDSHRTGTEDVLTSGTETVQETETGRYEGRLDRV; encoded by the coding sequence ATGTGGCGCAAAGAGAAACAACCGGTTAGAGAAGTTGAGGAAACCGAAATAGTTGAGGAGGCAGCTACCGCTGCTCATGTAGAACCTCATCTCACACTTCCTTCAGCTGACTTAAGCACTTTAATAACATCTATACAGCAGCTTACAGCCCAGCAAGCGGCATTCATGAAAGAAACGCAAGTCATCCATGAACGATTAGCCCATAACCAAGAAGAAGAGCCCGCCTACGGGTACAGCTCATATGAGGAACAAAACTCATATAGTGATTCGGATGAGTATGAGCCATCTTACGCTAGTGAGGACTGCAATCCTATTGAGGAGATGGATGAAGAGGAAGGTGATGATCAACAAACCAATTCTGAGAGTTCCGATCAAGGAGATGAATACTCCAAAGCGAGCCAACATAGTGAGGATGAACGGTTGACTACCAATGAAATCGAGGATCAGTCAAGTGATGAATCTTGCAAAGAATGGGGAGACGACTATGGGGATCCATCCCCTAATGACCATTCCAGTTCTTCACCCCATGAGTATCGTGGGTTCACTTTGGCTAAAACAAGGTTGTATCACCCCCGAATCAGCAACTTCACGTTCGGGtatgcaactagtagtgggacAACTCACAAGAGGGAATCCAACTATTGTGAACCACTACTGCCCTTAGTTGGTCATAATAGATTGCATAATTACAGCCCACAAAATTCAACGAACCCCTTGAGGTGTGGGCCAACGAAGGCAGCAAGCTTACAGCCCTCTACTGCCATTTCGCTTAAGTCAACCAGCAGCCATTCAAAGccaaataaaaatcagaaaatccaCAACCGGGCAGATCAGCAAAAAGGGAACAAGCTGAAAGATATTTTGGCAACCTCAGATTTAGGAAGGAGGCCTAAGCCCCGAACAAGGAGCAACTTTGTAAATGGTCCTTCACTGAAAACAGAGAACCGAAATCAACAACTTTCAAAGGAACCATTGAAAGATCCCCTACCAGCAGCGTATAATTTGCGGGAGGCAATAAGGAAGATTCAGTCCTCTACCAAACCCGATAAAATGCAGCAACAAAAAACGACCAGCAGTCGTGTTCCTGTTCGGAACAAGATGCCAATTCCAGCAAGGCTTGAACCCGCTAAAAATGCTAACGTCTTGAGAATAAGTCCAGCCATGGTACGCAAGAAAGAACAGGTTGCTAAGGCACCCGAGGGAGCTAAGGTGGGTGATGATGGTACAGCCACCATTAGAGAGCAACCACCAGCCGAGAAGCCCCATTTCACTCTAACTGATGCGTTGACCATGATTAGACGGATTGTAGCGAAGAATGACGAACTATTAGAGCAAATGTACTTCCAACGACAGAATGAGCAAAGAACCTTCCTAAGTGCGCCAGCTCATGGGCAAGGCAATGGCCCCCAACAAGAGCAGGCTGAGAATTCGGATAAATCGGATGAAGAGGATGAGGCTGTGGCAACCCGTGAGAAACCAACCGGTCAATTCCCGACTTCTAACgataaaatttcagatttattAAAGGACCTGAAAACGGGTGAGCATCAAACTCTAGAAAGGCGAAATGAAAACATTAAGAATGCTGAAATCCATGAGGACAAAGAGCTCGCCCCTATGGACCACATTGAGGTAGCGGCAACCCTTTATGATCAGCTGGAATCAATACCATGGAGTACCTTCACAGCGAGTGAGGCATCATCTAAGGAGGATGGCGATGACAACACAAATTTTTCAGCCCGTAAGAATGGGAACTGTGGCCAGCTAGAATGGGCAGATCTTGGGCAGAACGTGTTGAAGCAACTCCCAAACACCACCTTCGTTCTTAAGACCAATAATAGTCTTCACATGCCAACGTTTGCACATTATCTTAAGGCTGAAGTGCACCCACAAGTTAGGCTGATTTTTGACCATGGGAAGTCCATACAAGGGTCGGCAACAAAATGTTACAAGGAACTTCACAAGAGAATGGAGTCCCAACTTGGACGACTCCCGATCGATTATGGACCGTGCTACCCTCTACTATTGATAGGATGGTTCAAGGCCAAACTGGGAAACGAATTGGCAGCACTTGGAGAGCGTTGTAGGGCAAGGCCTAAGAGGCTTAAAGGCCAAGTCTATGATCGAGGAAGGTTGCATGGGGCAGCGATATTAAGTGACAACCCAAGACATCAAGACCAGCGAAGGACATTACTGGGGCTGTTGCAGCGGGATTATGGACCAGCTAGAAGCAAGGCCTCGCTGGATAAGAGTGGTCGGTTCACCCTAGGGGACTGCCAAGgtcgagcttggggacaagctcgtTCTAAGGGGGGTGGATCTGTTACAGGTCCGCCTAGGAGTTGGCCGAGGATTGCCAACGATGCCGCCGATGGCCGACCGGGTGACGAGACCAGCCAGCTACAACGCCGGGCGAGCGTCGGCCACGAGCGCCAAAGTGGGCCGGGCACGGCCGAAGGTGGCGCGGGCCAGCACGCCGTCGCGAGGCTGCCGAGAGATGAGGGCGCCGAGCGCCCACGCCGAGCGGGGAAAGCACCCGCAGCCACTGACcctgcttccttttgttgtgaggctaacgtGTTTTGCAGGGTGCGGGACCGGGACGCAAAGGAGGTTACCCATGGAGGGGCCACGGCTGCGGTTGCCGATGACGACGCCAAGAGCCCGAACGCGCCAGCCATCGCGGAGGAGAGCACGAGCGAGGGTACTACGCGGCCAAGGGAGGTTGATGAGATGACAGCCCCACACTCGACCCGTGCACTTACTCCGAGTGAGGCTAGCCCGTCGATTGGAGGACTTCATGCTAAAGCGCTTGGACACGGTGAGGCCACGCTGCCCACCCAAGCCAAGCCAGACGTACTCGAGCGGAGTGGGCTGGACTTAGCACGCGGGGCTCAGCTTGCTGGACACGACATGGAGACAGGGTGTTCTGGACAGAGACTGACGAGTTCTAGACTGTCAAACGGAGGACGCACGGACTGGACAGGAACAGGGGTCGTTCAGGCGTTCAGAACAGAGACAGAGCtgacagacaggacggacagccaCAGGACAGGCACAGAGGATGTCCTGACGTCCGGAACAGAGACAGTCCAGGAAACTGAGACGGGCAGATACGAAGGCCGTCTAGACCGAGTCTAG